A segment of the Pirellulales bacterium genome:
TTCGCTACGTGCTGACTTGCGAGGCATTATGACCACTCAGAGCGACCTGGTTTTTCTGTTCGATATCGATAACACGCTCTTGGACAACGACCACGTCCAACGAGATCTCGAGGCCCATCTCCGGCTCGAATTCGGCGAGGTTAGCCAGAAGCTCTACTGGGAGATTTTCGAGCAGTTGCGCAGCGAGCTAGGTTATGCGGACTATCTGGGGGCGCTGCAGCGCTATCGCAAGCACGAAATGTACAACCCGCAGATGCTGCGGATGTCGTCATTCCTGGTCGATTATCCGTTTGCCGACCGAGTTTATCCGCTCGCGATCGACGCCCTGACCCATTGCCGGAAGTGGGGCAAGATAACGATCCTCACCGACGGCGACGTTGTTTTTCAGCCGCGCAAAATCGAACGCTCGGGGCTATGGAACGCCGTAGATGGCAAT
Coding sequences within it:
- a CDS encoding HAD family hydrolase, coding for MTTQSDLVFLFDIDNTLLDNDHVQRDLEAHLRLEFGEVSQKLYWEIFEQLRSELGYADYLGALQRYRKHEMYNPQMLRMSSFLVDYPFADRVYPLAIDALTHCRKWGKITILTDGDVVFQPRKIERSGLWNAVDGNVLIYIHKEEELANVVQTFPARHYVLVDDKLRILTAVKKQWGDRVTTVFPRQGHYALDTKAIAQFPPADVTIEAIGELADPGLDTLWKSLLGRVGAP